The Aphelocoma coerulescens isolate FSJ_1873_10779 chromosome 2, UR_Acoe_1.0, whole genome shotgun sequence genome contains a region encoding:
- the LOC138106126 gene encoding zinc finger protein 282-like isoform X2: MEAPHLMPLQPPLLPERAHVREAQLHSAEASLWTVVATVQAMERKIDLLATRLLSLEGRSGTAEKKLLDCEKTAMEFGNQMESKWAVLGTLIQEYGLLQRRLENVENLLKNRNFWVLRLPPGPRGEVPKVPVTFVDIAVYFSAEEWKNLEEWQKELYNNLVKENYEALLSLDGALSRSEAQPRSERGDGPCVPEQRELEQRELPPDACAESLISTSDILSRIKQEVAFVGEQQFPEERGMPPDPCAGADALITAHDFLSWIKQEEEPCVREPWELPEREMLPPGPGPASEGLLVKTEERCPHAEPPEEVGLPGSSGELLFPGTGFGTPEGQAAVPAAVALPAQHRLGKAPGPEPGPGADAGGVPAAPPGPAEERPHGCAECGKSFSGKKSLRIHQRSHAAERPYPCAECGKSFNCHSGLVRHQMIHRGERPYKCSECGKCYSRKEHLQNHQRLHTGERPFACAQCGKSFIRKQNLLKHQRIHTGERPYQCPACGRSFRYKESLKDHQRVHGAEAGPPPLPPPGILPPGD; the protein is encoded by the exons ATGGAGGCCCCTCACCTGATGCCGCTGCagccgccgctgctgccggaGCGGGCGCACGTGCGGGAGGCGCAGCTGCACTCCGCCGAGGCCTCGCTCTGGACCGTGGTGGCCACGGTGCAGGCCATGGAGAGGAAGATCGACCTCCTGGCCACCcgcctgctcagcctggagggcCGCTCCGGCACGGCCGAGAAGAAGCTCCTGGACTGCGAGAAGACGGCCATGGAATTTGGGAACCAGATGGAGAGCAAGTGGGCCGTGCTGGGCACCCTCATCCAGGAGTACGGGCTGCTCCAGCGGCGCCTGGAGAACGTGGAGAACCTCCTGAAGAACAGGAACTTCTGGGTGCTGCGGCTGCCCCCTGGCCCCCGGGGCGAGGTCCCCAAG GTGCCAGTGACATTTGTTGACATCGCCGTCTACTTCTCAGCGGAGGAGTGGAAGAACCTGGAGGAGTGGCAGAAGGAGCTGTACAACAACCTGGTGAAGGAGAACTATGAGGCTTTGCTATCCCTGG ATGGGGCCCTCTCCAGGAGCGAGGCGCAGCCCCGCAGCGAGCGCGGGGATGGACCCTGTGTCCCCGAGCAgcgggagctggagcagagggagctgccGCCAGACGCCTGCGCGG AGTCGCTGATCTCCACCTCTGACATCCTGTCCCGGATCAAGCAGGAGGTGGCCTTCGTGGGGGAGCAGCAGTTCCCGGAGGAGCGGGGGATGCCACCAGACCCCTGTGCAG gCGCGGACGCCCTGATCACTGCGCACGACTTCTTGTCGTGGAtcaagcaggaggaggagccctGTGTCCgggagccctgggagctgcccgAGAGGGAGATGCTGCCCCCGGGTCCTGGTCCTG ccaGCGAGGGGCTGCTGGTGAAGACGGAGGAGCGGTGCCCCCACGCCGAGCCCCCCGAGGAGGTGGGTTTGCCGGGCAGCTCCGGGGAGCTGCTCTTCCCCGGCACGGGCTTCGGGACCCCCGAGGGACAGGCGGCGGTGCCCGCGGCAGTGGCTCTGCCGGCGCAGCACAGACTGGGCAAAGCTCCGGGCCCCGAGCCGGGCCCGGGGGCCGATGCCGGGGGCGTCCCCGCGgcgccgccgggccccgccgagGAGCGGCCGCACGGCTGCGCCGAGTGCGGCAAGAGCTTCAGCGGCAAGAAGAGCCTGCGGATCCACCAGCGCAGCCACGCGGCCGAGCGGCCCTACCCGTGCGCCGAGTGCGGCAAGAGCTTCAATTGCCACTCGGGGCTGGTGCGGCACCAGATGATCCACCGCGGCGAGCGGCCCTACAAGTGCTCCGAGTGCGGGAAGTGCTACAGCCGCAAGGAACACCTGCAGAACCACCAGCGGCTGCACACCGGGGAGCGCCCCTTCGCCTGCGCCCAGTGCGGCAAGAGCTTCATCCGCAAGCAGAACCTGCTCAAgcaccagcgcatccacaccggggagcgCCCGTACCAGTGCCCCGCCTGCGGCCGCAGCTTCCGCTACAAGGAGTCGCTCAAGGATCACCAGCGGGTCCACGGCGCCgaggcggggccgccgccgctgccgccgcccggGATCCTGCCCCCCGGGGACTAg
- the LOC138106126 gene encoding zinc finger protein 282-like isoform X1, which yields MAEWAPAQVQEWNMEAPHLMPLQPPLLPERAHVREAQLHSAEASLWTVVATVQAMERKIDLLATRLLSLEGRSGTAEKKLLDCEKTAMEFGNQMESKWAVLGTLIQEYGLLQRRLENVENLLKNRNFWVLRLPPGPRGEVPKVPVTFVDIAVYFSAEEWKNLEEWQKELYNNLVKENYEALLSLDGALSRSEAQPRSERGDGPCVPEQRELEQRELPPDACAESLISTSDILSRIKQEVAFVGEQQFPEERGMPPDPCAGADALITAHDFLSWIKQEEEPCVREPWELPEREMLPPGPGPASEGLLVKTEERCPHAEPPEEVGLPGSSGELLFPGTGFGTPEGQAAVPAAVALPAQHRLGKAPGPEPGPGADAGGVPAAPPGPAEERPHGCAECGKSFSGKKSLRIHQRSHAAERPYPCAECGKSFNCHSGLVRHQMIHRGERPYKCSECGKCYSRKEHLQNHQRLHTGERPFACAQCGKSFIRKQNLLKHQRIHTGERPYQCPACGRSFRYKESLKDHQRVHGAEAGPPPLPPPGILPPGD from the exons ATGGCCGAGTGGGCGCCCGCCCAG GTGCAGGAGTGGAACATGGAGGCCCCTCACCTGATGCCGCTGCagccgccgctgctgccggaGCGGGCGCACGTGCGGGAGGCGCAGCTGCACTCCGCCGAGGCCTCGCTCTGGACCGTGGTGGCCACGGTGCAGGCCATGGAGAGGAAGATCGACCTCCTGGCCACCcgcctgctcagcctggagggcCGCTCCGGCACGGCCGAGAAGAAGCTCCTGGACTGCGAGAAGACGGCCATGGAATTTGGGAACCAGATGGAGAGCAAGTGGGCCGTGCTGGGCACCCTCATCCAGGAGTACGGGCTGCTCCAGCGGCGCCTGGAGAACGTGGAGAACCTCCTGAAGAACAGGAACTTCTGGGTGCTGCGGCTGCCCCCTGGCCCCCGGGGCGAGGTCCCCAAG GTGCCAGTGACATTTGTTGACATCGCCGTCTACTTCTCAGCGGAGGAGTGGAAGAACCTGGAGGAGTGGCAGAAGGAGCTGTACAACAACCTGGTGAAGGAGAACTATGAGGCTTTGCTATCCCTGG ATGGGGCCCTCTCCAGGAGCGAGGCGCAGCCCCGCAGCGAGCGCGGGGATGGACCCTGTGTCCCCGAGCAgcgggagctggagcagagggagctgccGCCAGACGCCTGCGCGG AGTCGCTGATCTCCACCTCTGACATCCTGTCCCGGATCAAGCAGGAGGTGGCCTTCGTGGGGGAGCAGCAGTTCCCGGAGGAGCGGGGGATGCCACCAGACCCCTGTGCAG gCGCGGACGCCCTGATCACTGCGCACGACTTCTTGTCGTGGAtcaagcaggaggaggagccctGTGTCCgggagccctgggagctgcccgAGAGGGAGATGCTGCCCCCGGGTCCTGGTCCTG ccaGCGAGGGGCTGCTGGTGAAGACGGAGGAGCGGTGCCCCCACGCCGAGCCCCCCGAGGAGGTGGGTTTGCCGGGCAGCTCCGGGGAGCTGCTCTTCCCCGGCACGGGCTTCGGGACCCCCGAGGGACAGGCGGCGGTGCCCGCGGCAGTGGCTCTGCCGGCGCAGCACAGACTGGGCAAAGCTCCGGGCCCCGAGCCGGGCCCGGGGGCCGATGCCGGGGGCGTCCCCGCGgcgccgccgggccccgccgagGAGCGGCCGCACGGCTGCGCCGAGTGCGGCAAGAGCTTCAGCGGCAAGAAGAGCCTGCGGATCCACCAGCGCAGCCACGCGGCCGAGCGGCCCTACCCGTGCGCCGAGTGCGGCAAGAGCTTCAATTGCCACTCGGGGCTGGTGCGGCACCAGATGATCCACCGCGGCGAGCGGCCCTACAAGTGCTCCGAGTGCGGGAAGTGCTACAGCCGCAAGGAACACCTGCAGAACCACCAGCGGCTGCACACCGGGGAGCGCCCCTTCGCCTGCGCCCAGTGCGGCAAGAGCTTCATCCGCAAGCAGAACCTGCTCAAgcaccagcgcatccacaccggggagcgCCCGTACCAGTGCCCCGCCTGCGGCCGCAGCTTCCGCTACAAGGAGTCGCTCAAGGATCACCAGCGGGTCCACGGCGCCgaggcggggccgccgccgctgccgccgcccggGATCCTGCCCCCCGGGGACTAg